One window of the Crassaminicella thermophila genome contains the following:
- a CDS encoding peptidylprolyl isomerase gives MKNPIVTIEMENGNKIKIELYPEVAPNTVKNFVSLVKKGFYDGLIFHRVISGFMIQGGCPKGIGIGGPGYTIKGEFSMNGFKNDLKHERGVISMARAAQPDSAGSQFFIMHETSPHLDGQYAAFGKVIEGMEEVDRIAATRTNFQDKPLEDEKMKKVTVELFGEEYPEPEKL, from the coding sequence ATGAAAAATCCTATTGTAACTATTGAAATGGAAAATGGAAATAAAATCAAGATAGAATTGTATCCTGAGGTAGCACCAAATACAGTAAAGAATTTTGTGTCACTTGTAAAAAAAGGCTTTTATGATGGATTGATTTTTCATAGAGTAATATCTGGTTTTATGATACAAGGAGGATGTCCAAAAGGGATAGGAATAGGAGGACCGGGATATACAATTAAAGGTGAATTTAGTATGAATGGATTCAAAAATGATTTAAAGCATGAAAGAGGAGTTATATCAATGGCAAGAGCAGCTCAGCCAGATTCTGCAGGCTCACAATTTTTCATTATGCATGAGACGTCTCCTCATCTAGATGGGCAGTATGCAGCTTTTGGAAAAGTCATAGAAGGTATGGAAGAAGTAGATCGTATTGCAGCAACAAGGACAAATTTTCAAGACAAGCCATTAGAAGATGAAAAGATGAAAAAAGTAACAGTTGAGCTGTTTGGAGAAGAATACCCAGAACCAGAAAAATTATAG
- a CDS encoding NUDIX hydrolase, which produces MKTAALGIVINNNKTLLVKRKWHPILWAPPGGFLDLGETQEETVCREVFEETGIICEVLKKIHDFTYKDAYSNSHIYVYACKYISGDIKCSYESQEVKWFSIEQLPDPISPEKEIFKEAIKIVKNSF; this is translated from the coding sequence ATGAAAACAGCTGCACTGGGAATCGTTATAAATAATAACAAGACCCTTTTAGTAAAAAGAAAATGGCATCCTATTCTTTGGGCTCCTCCAGGAGGATTCCTAGATCTAGGTGAAACACAAGAAGAAACAGTATGCCGTGAAGTATTTGAAGAAACAGGTATAATATGTGAAGTTTTAAAAAAAATTCATGATTTTACATATAAAGATGCATATAGCAATTCACATATCTATGTATACGCTTGTAAATATATTTCTGGAGATATAAAATGCAGCTATGAAAGTCAAGAAGTAAAATGGTTTTCTATTGAACAACTTCCTGATCCTATTTCTCCTGAAAAAGAAATATTTAAAGAGGCAATTAAAATAGTTAAAAATAGTTTTTAA
- the fba gene encoding class II fructose-1,6-bisphosphate aldolase, giving the protein MPLITSTQMFKDAKKGKYAIGAFNVNNMEIIQGIVEAAKEEQSPLILQVSAGARKYASPVYLKKLVEAAVEDSGLDIVLHLDHGEDFEICKACIDDGFTSVMIDGSKYPFEENIALTKKVVEYAHSKGVVVEAELGRLAGIEDAVNVSEKEATFTDPDQAVEFVERTGVDSLAIAIGTSHGAYKFKGEPRLDFERLEKITNLLPNTPLVLHGASTVLPEFVKACNEYGGEIPGAQGVPEDMIRQAAKLGVCKVNIDTDLRLAMTAAVRKFLVENPSVFDPRKYLGPAREAIKGMVQHKIKNVLGSSNKLK; this is encoded by the coding sequence ATGCCACTTATTACATCTACTCAAATGTTTAAGGATGCAAAAAAAGGCAAATATGCCATTGGTGCATTCAATGTAAATAATATGGAAATTATCCAAGGAATTGTAGAAGCAGCTAAAGAAGAACAGTCTCCTCTTATCCTTCAAGTTTCTGCAGGTGCAAGAAAATATGCAAGCCCTGTTTATCTAAAAAAACTTGTTGAAGCTGCCGTTGAAGATAGTGGACTAGATATTGTACTACATCTTGATCACGGAGAAGATTTTGAAATATGCAAAGCATGTATAGATGATGGATTCACTTCTGTTATGATAGATGGATCAAAGTATCCTTTTGAAGAAAACATTGCACTTACCAAAAAAGTTGTAGAATATGCACATTCTAAAGGTGTTGTCGTTGAAGCAGAATTAGGAAGACTTGCTGGTATTGAAGATGCTGTCAATGTCAGCGAAAAAGAAGCAACCTTTACTGATCCTGATCAAGCAGTAGAATTCGTTGAAAGAACAGGTGTTGATTCCCTTGCTATTGCGATTGGAACTAGTCATGGTGCATATAAATTCAAAGGAGAACCTAGACTAGATTTTGAAAGGCTAGAAAAAATCACAAATCTATTACCAAATACACCATTGGTTTTACATGGAGCATCTACAGTTCTTCCAGAGTTTGTAAAAGCTTGCAATGAGTATGGTGGAGAAATCCCTGGAGCTCAAGGTGTTCCTGAAGATATGATTCGTCAAGCTGCCAAATTAGGAGTTTGTAAAGTAAATATCGATACAGACTTAAGATTGGCAATGACAGCAGCTGTTAGAAAATTCCTAGTAGAAAATCCTTCAGTATTTGATCCTAGAAAATACTTAGGTCCTGCAAGAGAAGCTATTAAAGGAATGGTACAGCACAAAATAAAGAATGTTCTAGGTTCAAGCAATAAATTAAAATAA
- the pssA gene encoding CDP-diacylglycerol--serine O-phosphatidyltransferase, translating into MKYKSQIPNLFTLLNLSLGILAIILIFYEQYGVSSILIILAGMLDRMDGKLARKFDVVSDFGKELDSLCDLISFGVAPAILMWNLNLMETGDIGIVVTLIFVLCGTIRLARYNIMEFDGVYMGIPITLCGGLVALMSLYSTKFVANLNFILVTMLFLSYAMVSKKIKLRKR; encoded by the coding sequence GTGAAATATAAAAGTCAAATACCAAATTTATTTACACTTTTAAATTTATCATTAGGTATATTAGCGATTATTTTAATATTTTATGAGCAGTATGGTGTTTCATCAATTTTGATTATTCTTGCAGGGATGTTGGATAGGATGGATGGAAAACTTGCAAGAAAATTTGATGTAGTAAGTGATTTTGGAAAAGAGTTGGATTCATTGTGTGACCTTATTTCTTTTGGTGTAGCACCAGCTATTTTAATGTGGAATTTAAATTTAATGGAAACAGGTGATATAGGAATTGTTGTAACACTAATATTTGTGCTTTGTGGAACTATAAGACTTGCAAGATATAATATTATGGAATTTGATGGTGTGTATATGGGAATTCCTATAACACTTTGTGGCGGACTTGTGGCATTAATGTCATTATACTCTACAAAGTTTGTAGCAAACTTAAACTTTATATTAGTAACCATGCTATTTTTATCTTATGCAATGGTGAGTAAAAAAATTAAGTTAAGAAAAAGATAA